From the Roseofilum capinflatum BLCC-M114 genome, one window contains:
- a CDS encoding sulfotransferase family 2 domain-containing protein — MSESSTKQMKQNTLLRWLHPKKPNLAIDHNNKYIYIHVPKTAGTSIRKALQTTSWPYVSQGTRYRIPKHATALQIKEIVGDRNWQSHFTFAFVRNPWDLMVSSYHWWLRKGNRYESTRNMAKLVEQCGSFDSFIKSELGSNYVNEFKSPGLKEWYCDENNRILVDFIGRFETIADDFQHIGECLKVKVPELPYMNTSDRSPYRKYYNDETYQAVANRFAWTIEHFGYEF; from the coding sequence ATGTCCGAGTCATCAACCAAACAAATGAAGCAAAATACATTACTACGTTGGCTCCACCCCAAAAAACCTAATCTTGCTATCGATCATAATAACAAATATATTTATATTCATGTACCTAAAACAGCAGGCACATCGATTCGTAAAGCACTTCAGACAACTTCTTGGCCCTATGTATCTCAAGGAACTCGCTACAGAATACCGAAACATGCTACTGCCCTTCAAATCAAAGAAATTGTTGGCGATCGCAATTGGCAGAGCCACTTTACCTTTGCGTTTGTTCGCAACCCTTGGGATTTAATGGTATCGTCATACCACTGGTGGTTGAGAAAAGGTAACCGGTATGAGTCCACTCGCAACATGGCTAAGTTAGTAGAGCAGTGCGGATCTTTCGACAGTTTTATCAAGAGCGAGTTGGGAAGTAACTATGTTAATGAATTTAAATCGCCAGGATTAAAAGAGTGGTACTGTGATGAAAACAATAGGATTTTGGTCGATTTTATTGGTCGTTTTGAAACCATTGCCGATGATTTTCAACATATAGGGGAATGTTTGAAGGTAAAAGTCCCGGAACTGCCCTACATGAATACGAGCGATCGCTCTCCATACCGTAAATATTATAATGATGAAACTTATCAGGCTGTGGCGAACCGTTTTGCTTGGACAATCGAACATTTTGGATATGAATTTTAA